The Shewanella japonica genome has a window encoding:
- a CDS encoding DUF2999 family protein encodes MNPIIALLKEHSVSDEKISEVFQALTQNPMMAMSIIGQLGIPAEKLQQLMAMVMQNPGLIKEAVLELGLDFSKVEAAKAQMQPQ; translated from the coding sequence ATGAATCCAATTATTGCCCTATTAAAAGAGCATAGCGTCAGTGATGAAAAAATCAGTGAAGTGTTCCAAGCATTAACTCAAAACCCAATGATGGCTATGAGCATTATTGGTCAATTAGGTATTCCAGCGGAAAAGCTACAACAGCTAATGGCAATGGTTATGCAAAACCCTGGGTTGATTAAAGAAGCCGTTTTGGAACTCGGTTTAGACTTCTCTAAAGTGGAAGCAGCGAAAGCGCAAATGCAACCTCAATAA
- a CDS encoding alpha/beta hydrolase family protein — protein sequence MKKVGIVLMCLLMPAASIAAEPTKSAHSVQNQAEQNTKLSVDVLWQLSRIGNPIISPNGEYIIAPVTQYDVPEDKGVTQLWLFDKDGKGQRALTAEGQRASEATFSPDGKTLAFISKRNKDDAGQVYLLPLDKAGEAQRLTNVPGGVKGLKWVGENVYFISRIFPGKNWDEMATQLKANKDNKVSAHQWNALPFSSFDHWIEEDRQAHVFRIPAKGGEVEAITQPLNKQLPRSSQSSGNYDISPDEQFIAFNSNGWDNQVDPKVDIFMAKIGSGKVVNLTPKNEAPDSNPTFSPDGKTLAFTRQLIHGFYADTANLVLLDVKKRTERVITTDWDRSVARFSWTADNKGFYAAIDDAATRRIFHINASNGKVKPITKQTNFGAPAIANDGTIVAANDSFLYPARLVKINPSNGKTTRLDSFNDDILANVDMGTYESVTYKGYNDEDVQMWVHYPPGFDKSKKYPLMMLIHGGPHSAISDGFHYRWNAQTFASWGYVTAWPNFHGSNSFGQDYTDSINPDWKNKSLEDVFKATDWFKAKDWIDNERLVAGGASYGGYLSSIILGQKDQPFNALFIHAAVYNMYSQMAADFSVHSTRFGDYWDNPEIYKSISPHYGAENFNTPTLVVHGQLDYRVPVGQGFELFRTLQTKGIESRMIYFPDENHWIMKPNNSIYWYNEVEKWMNQHAEPGAK from the coding sequence GTGAAGAAAGTTGGGATAGTGCTTATGTGCTTGTTGATGCCTGCAGCGTCAATCGCCGCAGAGCCAACAAAATCAGCGCATTCAGTGCAAAATCAAGCAGAACAAAATACAAAGTTATCAGTTGATGTACTTTGGCAATTAAGCCGAATTGGCAATCCAATTATTTCGCCTAATGGTGAGTACATTATTGCCCCTGTTACTCAATATGATGTGCCTGAAGACAAAGGCGTCACTCAGTTGTGGTTATTTGATAAAGACGGTAAAGGTCAACGCGCGCTGACTGCTGAAGGGCAACGTGCAAGTGAGGCGACGTTTTCTCCTGACGGTAAAACACTCGCGTTTATCAGTAAGCGTAATAAAGATGATGCTGGCCAAGTGTATTTACTCCCATTGGACAAAGCGGGCGAAGCACAGCGCTTAACTAATGTGCCAGGTGGCGTTAAAGGCCTTAAATGGGTTGGCGAAAATGTTTACTTCATTAGCCGTATCTTCCCTGGTAAAAATTGGGATGAAATGGCAACTCAGTTAAAAGCGAATAAAGACAATAAAGTTTCTGCGCATCAGTGGAATGCATTACCTTTTTCAAGCTTTGATCACTGGATTGAAGAAGACAGACAAGCGCATGTATTTCGTATTCCGGCAAAGGGTGGCGAAGTAGAAGCGATCACTCAACCATTGAATAAGCAACTGCCACGTTCATCACAAAGCAGTGGCAACTACGATATTTCGCCTGACGAACAGTTCATTGCGTTTAACAGTAATGGTTGGGACAATCAGGTTGATCCAAAAGTTGATATTTTCATGGCGAAAATTGGCAGCGGTAAAGTGGTTAACTTAACGCCTAAGAACGAAGCGCCAGATTCAAACCCTACCTTTAGTCCAGATGGTAAAACGTTAGCGTTTACCCGCCAGCTTATCCATGGTTTTTACGCTGATACAGCAAACCTTGTGTTATTGGATGTGAAAAAGCGTACTGAACGTGTGATCACAACTGACTGGGATCGCTCTGTTGCCCGCTTTAGCTGGACGGCTGATAACAAAGGTTTTTATGCTGCTATTGATGATGCTGCCACTCGCCGCATTTTCCACATCAATGCCAGTAATGGCAAGGTAAAACCGATTACCAAACAAACCAACTTCGGTGCACCTGCTATTGCGAATGACGGTACGATAGTGGCTGCAAATGACAGCTTTTTGTACCCAGCTCGCTTAGTTAAAATTAATCCAAGCAATGGCAAAACCACGCGTTTAGATAGTTTTAATGATGACATTCTAGCGAATGTAGATATGGGTACATATGAGTCAGTGACCTATAAAGGCTATAACGACGAAGATGTGCAAATGTGGGTACATTACCCGCCAGGGTTTGATAAAAGTAAAAAATACCCACTAATGATGTTGATTCATGGTGGTCCTCACAGCGCGATTTCTGATGGTTTTCATTATCGCTGGAATGCACAAACATTTGCCTCTTGGGGCTATGTCACAGCATGGCCTAACTTCCATGGCTCAAATAGTTTTGGCCAAGACTACACTGATAGCATTAACCCAGACTGGAAAAACAAGTCGTTGGAAGATGTATTTAAAGCAACGGATTGGTTTAAAGCAAAAGATTGGATTGATAACGAACGTTTAGTTGCTGGTGGCGCAAGCTACGGTGGCTACTTATCATCGATTATTTTAGGTCAAAAAGATCAGCCATTTAATGCATTATTTATTCATGCTGCGGTTTACAATATGTACTCGCAAATGGCAGCCGATTTCTCGGTGCACAGTACACGTTTTGGTGACTACTGGGATAACCCTGAGATTTATAAATCTATTTCTCCGCATTACGGTGCTGAAAACTTTAATACTCCAACCTTAGTGGTTCATGGTCAATTAGATTACCGTGTACCAGTAGGCCAAGGTTTTGAGTTATTCCGTACTCTTCAAACCAAAGGTATTGAGTCGCGAATGATTTACTTCCCAGACGAAAACCACTGGATCATGAAGCCGAATAACTCAATTTACTGGTATAACGAAGTTGAAAAGTGGATGAATCAGCATGCAGAGCCAGGTGCTAAGTAA
- a CDS encoding response regulator, translated as MDKAKILVIDDDPICTSMILALLGDDYLVLTANSGDGAIEVLSSMKPDLVFVDITMPDVNGYQVIKYMKEHELTQHVPVVVISSLTEESDQKLALKIGADEYLTKPILPNTVQLTVDKYLDRA; from the coding sequence ATGGATAAAGCGAAAATACTTGTGATAGACGACGATCCAATCTGTACCAGTATGATACTGGCGCTTCTTGGTGATGATTATCTGGTATTAACTGCCAACTCTGGTGACGGTGCGATTGAAGTACTCTCTTCAATGAAACCAGATCTTGTGTTTGTGGATATCACCATGCCTGATGTGAATGGCTATCAAGTGATTAAATACATGAAAGAGCATGAACTGACGCAGCATGTTCCTGTCGTGGTTATCAGCTCACTTACTGAAGAATCAGATCAAAAGTTAGCGCTTAAAATTGGCGCAGACGAATACCTCACTAAACCTATTCTTCCTAATACTGTGCAGCTTACTGTCGATAAGTATCTCGACAGAGCATAA
- a CDS encoding LysR family transcriptional regulator produces the protein MNLKQLEIFCAIADTGSVTAAAKQLNSNRTQLSMAMKALETSLSAKLFVRSGNSLVLSEVGKSIYKDCESVVATCERIQQTCEQTIDKFRSEIWLARDDSFPDEVWQTFIIELNNHFTATTVNTVLASSGDLANLVNTGQVDFAFGVDFERVDDANTDYLPLGRIRMMSVCEHTHPLASLKRVSDSQLRESLQAVMVYLNDKDNPELQPFSLRHIGFSSFEYMLNTIMSEKAWGVLPEPLIRPHLRNQKLAVIKHTYGLTHEDYCMFSMPGSAQPESVAWLCDQISDYLFKF, from the coding sequence ATGAATCTTAAACAGCTTGAAATCTTTTGTGCAATCGCCGACACCGGTTCTGTTACTGCGGCGGCAAAACAGCTAAACAGTAATCGTACTCAGCTGAGTATGGCGATGAAGGCATTAGAAACGAGCCTTTCAGCTAAGTTATTTGTGCGTTCTGGTAATAGTTTAGTCTTGTCTGAGGTGGGCAAATCAATTTACAAAGACTGCGAAAGTGTCGTCGCAACATGTGAGCGTATTCAGCAAACTTGCGAGCAAACGATCGATAAGTTTCGTTCGGAAATTTGGCTAGCAAGGGATGATTCTTTTCCTGATGAAGTATGGCAAACCTTTATTATAGAACTGAATAACCACTTCACAGCAACCACAGTGAATACTGTATTAGCATCAAGTGGTGATTTAGCTAACCTCGTCAATACTGGGCAAGTGGACTTTGCCTTTGGTGTTGATTTTGAACGAGTGGATGATGCCAATACTGACTATCTGCCCTTGGGGCGAATTCGAATGATGTCAGTGTGCGAGCATACACATCCACTTGCGAGCCTTAAGCGGGTGTCGGACAGCCAATTACGTGAATCACTACAAGCAGTAATGGTTTACTTAAATGACAAAGATAACCCTGAATTACAGCCTTTTTCATTGCGACATATTGGTTTTTCAAGTTTCGAATATATGTTGAATACAATTATGTCCGAAAAAGCATGGGGCGTGTTACCTGAGCCATTGATTAGACCTCATTTGAGAAATCAAAAACTGGCGGTGATAAAACATACCTATGGGTTAACCCACGAAGATTACTGCATGTTTTCAATGCCAGGCAGCGCACAACCTGAAAGTGTCGCTTGGCTGTGCGATCAGATCAGCGATTATCTGTTTAAGTTTTAA
- a CDS encoding cation transporter, whose amino-acid sequence MCVRDKNKDKQLLKFSAVAALAFAVLGVVVGGLSGSIVILFDGAYSLMSLFLTMLSLAASSYMRAPSRSQFAFGKAIIEPLVVAIKGTVILMLLCFSLSSAMTTILSGGKAIDMSIAAVFGFIGLLGCAGVWWFLARQNGPQRSGLFAAEIKQWKMDTIISAAVCAGFIIAVLMAYTPWRAYAVYADSVMMLLIGSYFISVPLTMLTGALRELLMMKPSQEICSLVHESVSEANGSSLQELEITGIAKVGPELMVNINVNPKKSNQLLPDLQKIRALMDKKLATLSLDIKLNLDIVTEAK is encoded by the coding sequence ATGTGTGTAAGAGATAAAAATAAAGATAAACAATTACTTAAGTTTTCAGCTGTAGCAGCGTTAGCGTTTGCTGTGTTAGGTGTTGTAGTGGGTGGGTTAAGCGGCTCAATTGTCATTTTATTTGACGGTGCTTATTCGCTGATGAGTTTATTTCTTACCATGCTTTCATTAGCCGCCTCGAGTTACATGCGTGCTCCCTCAAGATCTCAATTTGCGTTTGGCAAAGCGATCATCGAACCCCTCGTGGTGGCAATTAAAGGTACGGTGATTTTAATGTTGCTGTGCTTTAGCTTATCGTCAGCGATGACAACAATACTAAGTGGTGGTAAAGCCATTGATATGTCTATTGCGGCTGTATTTGGTTTCATTGGTTTATTAGGGTGTGCTGGTGTTTGGTGGTTTTTAGCTCGCCAAAACGGGCCGCAGCGCTCGGGCTTATTTGCTGCTGAAATAAAACAGTGGAAGATGGATACCATTATCAGTGCAGCAGTTTGTGCAGGCTTTATTATTGCTGTGTTAATGGCATATACACCTTGGCGTGCATATGCTGTCTACGCAGACTCTGTCATGATGCTGCTTATCGGTAGTTACTTTATATCGGTGCCATTAACCATGCTCACTGGTGCGTTAAGAGAGCTACTGATGATGAAGCCGAGCCAAGAGATTTGCTCTCTAGTGCATGAAAGTGTCTCAGAGGCCAACGGTTCTAGCCTACAAGAGCTTGAGATTACAGGTATTGCTAAAGTAGGTCCCGAGTTGATGGTTAACATTAATGTAAACCCGAAAAAGTCGAATCAACTATTACCTGACTTGCAAAAGATCCGTGCATTGATGGATAAAAAATTAGCGACGTTATCATTAGATAT